From a single Aquarana catesbeiana isolate 2022-GZ linkage group LG09, ASM4218655v1, whole genome shotgun sequence genomic region:
- the WDR13 gene encoding WD repeat-containing protein 13 isoform X1 codes for MGGTANNDITAGVWADGASGGAGYLCILISPSCRAEETCIFRGMAAVWQQVLAVDARYNAYRTPAHPQFRTQYIRRRSQLLRENAKAGYDPLLRRQYLKLRSQLLAQRYGPLSEQSSFRAHSNSIRSSRTTLDRMEDLDEEPRAQGARGHRRSVSRGSYQLQAQMNRVAQEERAPGSVVPTPLAEASRAMAGDTTLSENYAFAGMYHIFDQHVDQAVPKVQFANDDKHLLACCSLDGTISVCQLVPTPPTVLQTLRGHTGAVSDFAWSLSNDIIVSTSLDGSMCIWNTHDGRCIRQIPDPDSAQMLCCIFQPINNNLTVVGNGKHNVHVMNISTGKKVKGGSSKLTGRVLSLSFDSAGRILWTGDDRGSIYSFLFDMATGKLTKAKRLVVSEGSAITSISARSWISREARDPSLLVNACINKLLLYRVVDNEGTLQLKRTFQIQQTNNAIRSIFCPLMSFRQGACVVTGSEDMCVYFFDVERATKAIVNKLQGHSAAVLGISFNCDESLLASSDAKGMVIIWRREQK; via the exons ATGGGAGGTACCGCTAATAATGACATCACGGCAGGAGTCTGGGCGGATGGAGCTTCCGGCGGAGCAGGTTatctgtgtatatt GATCTCTCCGTCCTGTCGGGCTGAGGAAACCTGTATTTTTCGTGGAATGGCTGCAGTTTGGCAGCAGGTCCTGGCAGTTGATGCAAG GTACAACGCATACCGCACCCCTGCCCATCCCCAGTTTCGCACACAGTACATCCGAAGACGCAGCCAGCTCCTCCGCGAAAATGCAAAGGCGGGGTATGATCCACTCTTGCGACGTCAGTACTTGAAATTGCGCAGCCAGCTCTTGGCGCAACGCTACGGGCCTTTGTCTGAGCAGAGCAGCTTCCGGGCACACAGTAACAGCATCCGTAGCTCTCGAACTACTCTGGATCGCATGGAG GATCTGGATGAAGAGCCACGGGCTCAGGGGGCAAGAGGTCACAGGCGGTCTGTCAGTCGCGGCTCCTACCAACTGCAGGCACAGATGAACCGTGTGGCTCAAGAGGAACG GGCTCCTGGCAGCGTGGTGCCCACACCATTGGCTGAAGCAAGCAGAGCGATGGCGGGTGACACTACCCTGAGTGAGAATTATGCCTTTGCTGGCATGTATCATATATTTGACCAACACGTGGACCAAGCTG TCCCTAAGGTGCAGTTTGCAAACGATGACAAGCACCTCCTTGCCTGCTGTTCTCTGGATGGTACGATATCTGTGTGCCAGCTGGTGCCAACACCCCCAACAGTACTGCAGACTCTGCGAGGACACACAGGTGCGGTCAGTGACTTTGCGTGGTCCTTATCCAATGATATTATTGTGTCCACCTCCTTGGATGGCAGCATGTGCATATGGAACACCCATGATGGCCGCTGCATACGACAGATCCCTGACCCTGACTCTGCACAGATGCTGTGTTGCATTTTCCAGCCAATCAACAATAATCTCACTGTG GTAGGCAATGGGAAACATAACGTCCATGTTATGAACATATCCACAGGTAAAAAAGTGAAAGGGGGCAGCAGTAAGCTGACAGGCCGAGTACTGTCCCTGTCCTTTGATTCTGCAGGCCGTATTCTATGGACTGGTGATGATCGTGGGAGTATATACTCATTCCTTTTTGACATGGCTACAG GCAAATTGACTAAGGCCAAACGTCTGGTGGTTTCGGAAGGCAGTGCCATAACCAGCATATCTGCTCGTTCATGGATTAGCCGTGAGGCCCGGGATCCTTCTTTATTAGTAAATGCTTGCATCAACAAACTGCTGCTGTACAG ggttgtGGATAATGAGGGAACACTACAGTTAAAACGTACTTTCCAGATACAACAAACCAACAATGCCATCCGGAGTATTTTCTGCCCTCTCATGTCATTCAGGCAGGGAGCCTGTGTTG TGACTGGCAGTGAAGATATGTGCGTTTATTTCTTTGATGTGGAACGGGCCACAAAGGCCATTGTAAATAAACTACAAGGACACAGTGCAGCCGTCCTGGGGATCAGTTTCAACTGTGATGAGAGTCTGCTGGCCTCCAGTGATGCAAAGGGGATGGTCATTATCTGGAGACGGGAACAGAAGTAA
- the WDR13 gene encoding WD repeat-containing protein 13 isoform X2 gives MAAVWQQVLAVDARYNAYRTPAHPQFRTQYIRRRSQLLRENAKAGYDPLLRRQYLKLRSQLLAQRYGPLSEQSSFRAHSNSIRSSRTTLDRMEDLDEEPRAQGARGHRRSVSRGSYQLQAQMNRVAQEERAPGSVVPTPLAEASRAMAGDTTLSENYAFAGMYHIFDQHVDQAVPKVQFANDDKHLLACCSLDGTISVCQLVPTPPTVLQTLRGHTGAVSDFAWSLSNDIIVSTSLDGSMCIWNTHDGRCIRQIPDPDSAQMLCCIFQPINNNLTVVGNGKHNVHVMNISTGKKVKGGSSKLTGRVLSLSFDSAGRILWTGDDRGSIYSFLFDMATGKLTKAKRLVVSEGSAITSISARSWISREARDPSLLVNACINKLLLYRVVDNEGTLQLKRTFQIQQTNNAIRSIFCPLMSFRQGACVVTGSEDMCVYFFDVERATKAIVNKLQGHSAAVLGISFNCDESLLASSDAKGMVIIWRREQK, from the exons ATGGCTGCAGTTTGGCAGCAGGTCCTGGCAGTTGATGCAAG GTACAACGCATACCGCACCCCTGCCCATCCCCAGTTTCGCACACAGTACATCCGAAGACGCAGCCAGCTCCTCCGCGAAAATGCAAAGGCGGGGTATGATCCACTCTTGCGACGTCAGTACTTGAAATTGCGCAGCCAGCTCTTGGCGCAACGCTACGGGCCTTTGTCTGAGCAGAGCAGCTTCCGGGCACACAGTAACAGCATCCGTAGCTCTCGAACTACTCTGGATCGCATGGAG GATCTGGATGAAGAGCCACGGGCTCAGGGGGCAAGAGGTCACAGGCGGTCTGTCAGTCGCGGCTCCTACCAACTGCAGGCACAGATGAACCGTGTGGCTCAAGAGGAACG GGCTCCTGGCAGCGTGGTGCCCACACCATTGGCTGAAGCAAGCAGAGCGATGGCGGGTGACACTACCCTGAGTGAGAATTATGCCTTTGCTGGCATGTATCATATATTTGACCAACACGTGGACCAAGCTG TCCCTAAGGTGCAGTTTGCAAACGATGACAAGCACCTCCTTGCCTGCTGTTCTCTGGATGGTACGATATCTGTGTGCCAGCTGGTGCCAACACCCCCAACAGTACTGCAGACTCTGCGAGGACACACAGGTGCGGTCAGTGACTTTGCGTGGTCCTTATCCAATGATATTATTGTGTCCACCTCCTTGGATGGCAGCATGTGCATATGGAACACCCATGATGGCCGCTGCATACGACAGATCCCTGACCCTGACTCTGCACAGATGCTGTGTTGCATTTTCCAGCCAATCAACAATAATCTCACTGTG GTAGGCAATGGGAAACATAACGTCCATGTTATGAACATATCCACAGGTAAAAAAGTGAAAGGGGGCAGCAGTAAGCTGACAGGCCGAGTACTGTCCCTGTCCTTTGATTCTGCAGGCCGTATTCTATGGACTGGTGATGATCGTGGGAGTATATACTCATTCCTTTTTGACATGGCTACAG GCAAATTGACTAAGGCCAAACGTCTGGTGGTTTCGGAAGGCAGTGCCATAACCAGCATATCTGCTCGTTCATGGATTAGCCGTGAGGCCCGGGATCCTTCTTTATTAGTAAATGCTTGCATCAACAAACTGCTGCTGTACAG ggttgtGGATAATGAGGGAACACTACAGTTAAAACGTACTTTCCAGATACAACAAACCAACAATGCCATCCGGAGTATTTTCTGCCCTCTCATGTCATTCAGGCAGGGAGCCTGTGTTG TGACTGGCAGTGAAGATATGTGCGTTTATTTCTTTGATGTGGAACGGGCCACAAAGGCCATTGTAAATAAACTACAAGGACACAGTGCAGCCGTCCTGGGGATCAGTTTCAACTGTGATGAGAGTCTGCTGGCCTCCAGTGATGCAAAGGGGATGGTCATTATCTGGAGACGGGAACAGAAGTAA